The Lewinella sp. 4G2 nucleotide sequence TTCCCCGGCCCGTTGGAGCGCCTCCTGGCTCTTGATGGTGAAGTTATTAGGATTCATATAGATATGTTTTGCGGCCGTACGTAGATAAAGGCCGTGTCTGTATTTTGGATTCGCTAGTCTATTGAACGATAGCCAATTAGGTCTAAGTTCGGAGCTAGCGGATATAACAATGCAAATGAGGTGCCCAGGGGCCGGTCGGAAATATTGTCAGGCCACACGCGAAACGAAGCGACAGAATTTCAGGCATACTGCTTTTAAATCTTGTCTTCGATTGTTGACTGATATCCCATTAGGTTTGCCGTCCATTCCAGTGGGTACGGGTGGCCCTTTTCTCGTTGCTTGATCCATTCCTCGGCACCTGCGGCAGCGCCCGAATTCTGGCTTTTGAATAGCTCCTGCGAAGAGCGGATGCTGACGTTGCCGGCGAAGACGAATATGCAGTTACAGCTGAAGAAGATCCTGATATTGGAGGAGGGGCGGGATAGTTTGTGATGGGGGATTAATAAAAAGGCAGATCATTCGTGAGCCAATTAAAACACGTTATCGGCTCAACATAACGCATATTTGATCCAATACCCACCACCAATTGGCTCATGTACAACTATAACTACGAAGACTGGCCAAGCTTAAGTTATGATCTTGCTGCACTTGCTAGTCGGATAGACCGCGTACAATCGCTACTTCTACCTCTTGTGGAACGCGTCAGACGAATGCCAGCGGAGGATCGGAAAAACTACTTCTTAGATGTTCTCATTGAGGATGCTCAACAAACTTCGAGTATCGAGGGTGAGTACATGAGCCGGGAGGACATCAGATCCTCCATAATGAATCACCTCTCCTTCGGCAACTATGGAAAAGAGGTGCGTGACCAGCGCGCAATAGGAGTTGGCAAGCTATTAAGCGTCGTTGCAGCGAATTTTCGGAACCCGCTGACGGAGGTGACGATCAAATACTGGCACGAACTTCTTTTTCAGACGACCAGGTCCATTCAGATTATCGGAGATTACCGAGCTGGAACGGAGCCGATGCGCATAGTTAGTGGGCCAGACTATGACCTTACGGTTCACTACGAAGCGCCACCTGCGAAACGAGTTCCCGCAGAGATGCAGCGCTTCATTGATGCCTTGCAAATCAAATGGCACCAGGACCCACTTATAGATCAGCTTTTGCGGGCAGGTGTGTCACACGTCCATTTTGAAAGTATTCATCCATTTCAGGATGGTAATGGTAGAATTGGTAGAGTGATAATTAGCCATTTGATTTCTCAGGGCTTAGGCTTTCCAGTACCATTTACCCTTTCGAAGGTGTTTAATGAAAATGTATCGGACTACTACGCCCAACTACAGCAGGCGCAACGCAACCTGGACGTGACTGAATGGATGAAGTATTTTCTGGATTGCGTCATCAAAGCGATTACCAACGCAACCATTCAGATCCATTTTATTTTATCAAAAAATCGGTTCTATGACCAATTCCAAAATAGCCTGAGTGACCGGCAGCACAAAGTCATCCACAAATTATTTGACGCCGGCCCCGAGGGGTTTGATGGAGGGCTTTCCGCCAAAAATTACGAACGGATCACTAGGGTATCGAAAGCTACGGCCACCAGAGAGTTAACCTACTTAACCCGCCTCGGCGCCCTAACCCGCACCGGTGCCGGCCGGGGGGTGCGCTACCAGCTTAATTTGGATTACGGGGAGGAGGAATGAGGGAAGTCACCAACTCTAAGGAGATGGTGGATTTTACTTTACACTTTACCAAGTGCTACAAATAATTCTTCTTGATCGGCAAATAGCTTTTCAATGATCTGATCAAAGATTTCACGGCGAATTTCTGGAGTTTCACCAGCTTGTACTTGATTCAGGACGTGAAGCCTCAGTGCATTGACAACTATCTCAGGATGATCCTGCAAAAGCTTGATCAAAACCTCTTTAACCTGCGCTTCAATAATGGCACTCATGACTCCTTATGTTTATCGAGTAACGAAACAATTGGATAGTTAAGTTGCATTTGGAAGCAGCATAATGCTAACACTCCGAAACCGGCTCCTCCCCCGCCACCACCTTGCTATTCGCCAGCACCTTCTCGTAGTAGGCTTCGTACCGCGGCAGAATCTCCTCAATGTCAAAACGGGCGGCCTGGACGAGGGCGGCGGAACGGAACTCATTCAGCGTTTGGTCGTCCGTCAGGATCTTGAGGGCGTCTTCGGCCATCTTATCCACCATGCCGACGCCGGAAAGGTAGCCGGTGTGGCCATCGATGTTGACTTCGGGGATGCCGCCCACGTCGCTGGAAATGACGGGGACTTCGCAGGCCATTGCCTCCAGAGCGGCGAGACCGAAACTTTCGCTGGAGGACGGTAGCAGAAAGAGGTCCGACACCGCTAGCAATTCTTCCACCGCATCCTGCTTACCGAGGAAGCGGATGTCCTTGGTGAGCCCCAGGCGGCGGCTGAGGTCTTCGCACTTGGCGCGCTCGGGGCCATCGCCGATGAGCAGCAGTTTACTGGGGATGGCTTCGTTGACGATCTTGAAGATGAAGATCACGTCGTCCACCCGCTTCACCGGGCGGAAGTTGGAGACGTGGATCAGGATCCGTTCCCCGTTCGGCGCGATGGCCTGTTTGAAGTGGTTCTTGTTCTTCCGTTGGAAGCGTTTAAAGTCGATGAAGTTATAGATCACCTCAATCGGATTGCAGATCTCGAAATTGGCCAGGGTGTCTGTCTTCAGGCTCTGGGATACGGCCGTCACCCCGTCCGATTTGTTGATGGCGAAGGTGATCGTCGCTTCGTAAGCTGGGTTGGTCCCTACGAGGGTGATGTCCGTTCCGTGCAGCGTCGTCACGAAGGGGACGTAGCGGCCGCGGCTGATGAGGATCTTCCGCGCCATGTAGGCCACGGAGGCGTGGGGGACGGCGTAGTGCACGTGCAGGAGGTCGATGCCGTAGTTCTCGATGACGTCCACCAGCTTGGAGGCCAACGCGGTTTCGTAGGGGGCGTATTCGAAGAGGGGGTAATCCGCGCCGCTATCCACCTCGTGGTAGAATACGTTGGCCTGGAAGCCGCCCAAACGCGCCGGGCGGCGATAGGTGATGAAGTGGACCTCGTGCCCCCGCCGGGCCAGCCCCAACCCCAGCTCCGTGGCCAACACACCGCTACCTCCGTAGGTAGGGTAACAAACAACACCGATTTTCATACACTTCTGATCTGGGTACTTAGTCTAAGGTTCGGCTCCCGGTTTAGTTCGCCACGGGCTTGTTGGCCGACCACCGTACGGATGGGTTTTGTCAGGAAGTGTCGTTACCCATCAATTGCACTCCGTCCTAAACTAGGCACCCGCGGCAGCGCCCCGATCCTACTTGCGAATGACGCGCACGGAACGCGCCGCCCCACCCGCTTGCACGCGGACCAGGTAAATACCGGGGGCAAAACCGTTAAGATCGAGTGATTCACGCACCTGGTTTGTGTTACCAAACGAACGGAGGGCCACGCGGCGGCCGGTAGCATCGTAGACCTCGGCGGTGACCGTTTCCCGATTGGCGAGGTCCAGATCTATGCGCAGTTCTCCCGACGTGGGGTTGGGGTAAGCGGCGAGCGAACGCAACAGCCCCTGCGGATCCTCCGTATCGAGGAAGTTGCGGACGACCACTTGAACTTCGTCGGTACAGCCCAGCCGGTCGGTGACCGTCACCGTGT carries:
- a CDS encoding Fic family protein, producing the protein MYNYNYEDWPSLSYDLAALASRIDRVQSLLLPLVERVRRMPAEDRKNYFLDVLIEDAQQTSSIEGEYMSREDIRSSIMNHLSFGNYGKEVRDQRAIGVGKLLSVVAANFRNPLTEVTIKYWHELLFQTTRSIQIIGDYRAGTEPMRIVSGPDYDLTVHYEAPPAKRVPAEMQRFIDALQIKWHQDPLIDQLLRAGVSHVHFESIHPFQDGNGRIGRVIISHLISQGLGFPVPFTLSKVFNENVSDYYAQLQQAQRNLDVTEWMKYFLDCVIKAITNATIQIHFILSKNRFYDQFQNSLSDRQHKVIHKLFDAGPEGFDGGLSAKNYERITRVSKATATRELTYLTRLGALTRTGAGRGVRYQLNLDYGEEE
- the bshA gene encoding N-acetyl-alpha-D-glucosaminyl L-malate synthase BshA, with the translated sequence MKIGVVCYPTYGGSGVLATELGLGLARRGHEVHFITYRRPARLGGFQANVFYHEVDSGADYPLFEYAPYETALASKLVDVIENYGIDLLHVHYAVPHASVAYMARKILISRGRYVPFVTTLHGTDITLVGTNPAYEATITFAINKSDGVTAVSQSLKTDTLANFEICNPIEVIYNFIDFKRFQRKNKNHFKQAIAPNGERILIHVSNFRPVKRVDDVIFIFKIVNEAIPSKLLLIGDGPERAKCEDLSRRLGLTKDIRFLGKQDAVEELLAVSDLFLLPSSSESFGLAALEAMACEVPVISSDVGGIPEVNIDGHTGYLSGVGMVDKMAEDALKILTDDQTLNEFRSAALVQAARFDIEEILPRYEAYYEKVLANSKVVAGEEPVSEC